GGAAGTAATCTGACCAGTGAGGCAATATGTTTGAGACAAGTGGCTGGCAGAGTATGGCTGCAGCGGTGGTCAATAATACACCAAGAATGATTAAACTCTGCGCGATGATAGCGGCGCTGCGGTTCTGTATTCGATCTGCCCGGTTGGCTATTGCGGCCCGAAGAGATGTTTGCGAAATGTGAACTACTGCGATCGCGCTACCAACAGTCATGCGTTCGGTAAAGCGATTCTCCAGACCACTGCAGGCGCAAAGGGAGACCAGGAAAACTGGGACAAACCGGAATAGAAGATATCGGTGTAGATTTACAGAAAACCAGTCGGTCATTAAATCCGACGCGGAAAAGTAGCTGGTAGGCCAATTACTGCGAAGAGCTGAATAGATGGTAGTCAAGATGGCCGTTCCCAATATGACCCTCAAAAATATATCTGTAATGCTAACCAACATCTTGCCTCCCAGGGCTTTAATAGCCAGTTTGACCTGAAATCAGGTGTGAAGTCTACTGGAACTAAACCCGCCCTGGGACTGGTCGAGGCTGCTGGCACGTCCCCGGATAGTCGGACCACCGCAATCTAGAGTGGCGACCTATGTGGTTGCGCCGCGCGGTGGCGTCAGCTAACTCGTGCCGTATGGCAATAGCCTGTTGGCGAGGATCGTCGACGACAATCCGGCATGCCTTTTCGCTCGCAATCTTTGGTGAACGGCGGTCACCGGCATTGGCACCGAAACCTACGCATCGCAGTCCGCGGCGGATGGCCTCTGTACGTGCAAGTGCTATTTTGCGCGGACACAGCGCGTCTGCCTGATTCTCCGAAGGCGTTCTGTCCAGCGATGGCAGGGTGAGAATCCGGGTCGGCAGGTCGATCGTGGTCGGCGTTGTGGTGCGGCTGTCTTGGCCTGTTTGGCAGTAGTGTGGGTCAAGTTGAGGAGGAGTCCGATGTCGATACGACGACCGTCAGGGGATCGTGCGCGAGCAATCCATGTTGCCCGCACCAATAGCGCCCTGGAGGGTGCACGCAGCACCGACGCGACCCGTGCGGACCAGGATGCCTATGTTCGCGGCGAGATCGACATAGCCGAGCTCGGGCATCGGGTGCGCAGCCGGTACAACCTTTCCTGATCAGGATCGCCTCGCGGTGGATGACGCACCCCCATGGGATACCGGCGACTACGACCTCGATTGGGCCGGGTATTTCATTCCGGGCTCTTCTGTGCTGCGTAACCGCGTGGGAGCGATAACGAGGGAAGCACTGGCCGCTGCCGAGAACGATCTCGTTGAAGTGCGGGTAGCCGAACTGCGGAACAACCCCGTCGCCGTGATGCGAACGTACGACCTTGATCACTTGAAGGCATTGCATCAGTATCTGTTTCAAGATGTGTTTCAGTGGGCCGGTGAACTGCGGACGGTAGGTATCGAGAAAGAAAATGAGTCCTTCATGACGCCGAACGACATTGGGCGGCCGGTCGCCTACATCGCTGCGCAGATCGCCGAGACGAAGCAGCTCCATTCGATCTCGAACGCAGTCCTACCCGGCCGTCTCGCGGAGATGTACGACTTCGTGAATTTTGCCCATCCCTTTCGGGAGGGAAACGGCCGCACGCAAAGAGAGTTCTTCGATCAGTTGTTGTCCGAGTCGGGGCGTGGTCTGGCGTGGGATGCGATCGAGCTGACTGAACTGCACCGCGCATGCCATCTTGCGCGGCCGAGCAGAACATAGAACCGCTGCGAATGATGTTCGCGAAAATCGTCGACGACGATCCGGCATACCTTTTCGGCCGTGATATTTCGTGAACGGCGGTCATCGGGATTGGTGTAGCCTGCGGTTCGCAGTCCACGGCAATGGGCACTGCACGGGCAAGTTCTCTTCGGTGCGGCGTGTCCGGAGCGTGTCCTCGTCCCGATGCTCGGGTTCCAAGCAGTTCGAGGGAGCTCATCACTTTGAATCGTGGTGGAGTTGAATGGCCACGGCAGTCCGTTTAGCCGATGGGGGACCATACGGGACTCAGATGGACCGGGAGCAGGTCGCCGGTGGTCATCGCTTACTCATCACTTTGGGGCCTACCCGGATGGATTCACGCGGACGTCGATGGTCACTCGATTCGCCGGACACCCAGCTCAACGGGCCGAAGATGGACGCGAGTGCATCCACGTGAATTGTTATCTCTGGTACAGCGGGTCCGGGGTTCGAATCCCTGATGGCGCACACCAAGTGCCCCTGAACAGCGTAATCGCTGGTCAGGGGCACTTTTTGTTGTCCGGGCGTGTCTGGGCGTCCGCACGCTTCGCGATAATGGATAACTCTGTGACCTGCGGATTCATAAGTGGCTCAGGGCGTTTCGGAGACTTGACCTTCAATCGCACACACAGGGAGTCAGGTACCGGCTGCCATGCTGCTGACCTGCGAATCGTGCGGCGGATTGGACCACGCTGGGTAGCGGTTCGACGCGTGTGGACGCTCCGGCCATCGCTTACTCAGCTTTTCGAGTCCTCACATTGGAACGCGGCTCGTATCCGTGGGCATTCCGCCCCATGCCGGGTCCCTGACGATCAGCAAGCTGTGTTCGTCGTACGGCTCGCCCGCGCCGAACGGCCGCTGCAGCTGTGTCGGCGTCGGAGCGTCGAGGGTGGGGCGAGTGGATTCGCGAGCGCACGCGGTCGCCCAGTGTCACCGTGGCGACCCCGGCGATGACCACGACGCCGCCGAAGAGTTCGGCGCGTACAGGGGCCTCGTCGAGCCAGAGGTAGGCGATCAGGATCGCCACGGCAGGAACGAGATACAGCAACGAGGTGGATGTGGCGACCGGGACGCGGGAGACGGTGTATCCCCACATGACGAAGCCGAGAGCGGACGGAACGACTCCGAGATAGACCGCCGCCCACCACGAGCCGGCGTTCGCGTCTGCCATGTCCGCCCACGCGAAACCGGCGAAGGGCAGCGTCACGACCACCCCGACGACCATCCCGTACGTCGCGACCTCCAGCCCGGTGTGCCGGCGCAGCAGGGGTTTGGTCAGCGGGTGGTAGATCCCCTGGACGACGGCGGCAGCGATCACGATCCAGATCGCCGACGAGACGGAGATGTCCGAGCGGGCGGTGGACACCAGCACGACACCGGCGACGGCCACCGCACTACCGCCGACCTTGACTACGGTCAGCCGTTCGCCGAACGCCCCTGCGGCGATGGCGATGCTGACCAGCGGCGCGGACGCGACGATGATGCTCGCGGTGCCCGCTGGGACGTGCAATTCGCCCCAGTTGAGCAGAATTTGATAGGAGGCCATGCCGAAGAACCCGCACGCGATGACCAGCGGAAGATCGCGGCGTGCCGGCAATCGGACACCCATGATCGGCGCGATGGACAGCAGCGCGACGGCGGCGACCACCAGGCGCACGAGGGAGAGACCGACCACACCGAGTTCCGGTGCGGCCACTCTGATGGCGGGAAACGCACTGGCCCAGGAAATTACGACCACCGCGCCGGCCACCGCGGTTGCGGCGAGGCTCGACCTGGGCGACGAAGGGTAATTGGGCATGG
The nucleotide sequence above comes from Rhodococcoides fascians A25f. Encoded proteins:
- a CDS encoding antitoxin VbhA family protein, whose amino-acid sequence is MSIRRPSGDRARAIHVARTNSALEGARSTDATRADQDAYVRGEIDIAELGHRVRSRYNLS
- a CDS encoding DMT family transporter, whose translation is MPNYPSSPRSSLAATAVAGAVVVISWASAFPAIRVAAPELGVVGLSLVRLVVAAVALLSIAPIMGVRLPARRDLPLVIACGFFGMASYQILLNWGELHVPAGTASIIVASAPLVSIAIAAGAFGERLTVVKVGGSAVAVAGVVLVSTARSDISVSSAIWIVIAAAVVQGIYHPLTKPLLRRHTGLEVATYGMVVGVVVTLPFAGFAWADMADANAGSWWAAVYLGVVPSALGFVMWGYTVSRVPVATSTSLLYLVPAVAILIAYLWLDEAPVRAELFGGVVVIAGVATVTLGDRVRSRIHSPHPRRSDADTAAAAVRRGRAVRRTQLADRQGPGMGRNAHGYEPRSNVRTRKAE